The genome window GCCCGTCCGAGGCAATCAGAACGGTGTGACCATCCTGTTCCAGCATGGTCTTCGCGATCTCCTGATTGATCAGGTTGTCCTCGACCACCAGGACGGTCACGGGCTTCACGGAAGACGGCTCGTCGGGCGCGGGGCTGCAGTCCTTCAACGCGCCGCGTGGTGCCTTCATGGACAATGTGAAGGTTGACCCCTTCCCGGGTTCGCTCTGCACGGATAGTTGCGCGCCAATCGTATCGGCGATGCGCTTGCAAATGGCGAGGCCGAGTCCTGTGCCGCCCCGCTGCACCCCGGTTTCTGTCTGCTCGAACTCCTCAAATATCCGCGCCTGGTCGTCCTTCGGAATGCCCGGCCCCGTATCCACGACGGAGATGCTGACGGAGCTGGTTCCTGGCTCGACCTCCGTGACACGCGCCCGCACCTGGACACTGCCCCGCGTGGTAAACTTGACCGCATTACCGATGAGATTGAACAGGATCTGCTGGACCAGATTGCGGTCGGCGACGACGACGCTGCCATCCGCATCATCACAGGACACCGTCAGATCGATCCCCTTGGCATTCGCCTGATAATGAAAGATGGACTGTTGTGCATTCATCATCTCCGCGACGGAAAACGGCGCCGGTTTGACCGGTAGAGACCCGGCATCGATCTTGGCGAAATCCAGAATCTGGTTGATGAGCGCGAGGAGAAACTGGCCGGAATTCTGAGCCGTCTTGATCTTCTCCTTGGCATCATCCGACAGGTTGCCGCGCGACAGAATCTGATGGACGCCCAGAATGGCGTTCAGCGGCGTGCGGATTTCATGGCTCATGGCGGCGAGAAACTTCGCCTTGGCCTGGGCGGCCCTGTCCGCTCTCTCCCGCTCGCGCCGCGTTTGCACCTCTGCCAAGCGTCGAGCGTATTCACGCCCCAGCATGCCGCCCAGCAGGGCAATCCCGATCAGATTGGCAATCAGAAGCAACGGCCAGAGTTCGGTCAGGATCGCCAACCGCGCCTCAGGGCTGAAGGTCAGGACCGCGCTGCTCGACACGCCCGTCGTGATGGCCGCGATCAGCAGCACATGCGGAAGGGACGGCAACCTGCCCAGCCGCCGGTTGAAAACCCAGAAGGTTAGAATGCTGGCAGCCGCGAACAGTGCGATATAGATGACACCGGAGAGCATCCCGCCCCCGCCCAGAAAGATGCGCATACCGACACCGATTCCGCCGGCGGCCAGCGCGGCAAGGGGCCCGCCCAATATGCCGGACAATAAAATCGGCACAGCGCGGCCGTCACCGAAAATCCCCGGCTCAACCTCGATGGGAACATTCATCAGAAGCGCCGCGGCGCCCCCGAACGTCCCGCCGATCAGCAGCGCAAAACGGGGCCGCGGGTTCCGGGTATTCCGAACCAGCTCATGCCCATAGATCGAAACGATCCAAGCCAGAAGGGCGAGCACCCCGATATTCGCAAGGAACGGAATATAGCTACGTATCACAATGTCGGTAAGGTCGCCCAACCGCTCTATCCCCAGATCACACAATCAAAAGTCCGCAACGGACCCGTATAGTATCCTATCCCTTAGATTGTGTTAACGCGGCACTGACTAAGGAGAAACGGGACGTCCCGGCATCGGGCGCCAGCCCCGTTTCCTAAACGCCACGATCCGGCCAGGTGTCGTTGACCCGGTACCCTTCGGGCCACGGATCGTCCGGGTCCAGCATGTGCTGATGCGTCCCGGTGATCCAGGCGCGACCGCTGATTTCCGGCAGGATCGCAGGGCGCCCGCCGACAGTCGTGCGATCCGCGATCCGACCCGTGAACCGGGAGCCGATGATGGAACGGGCTGTAAAGCGCTGGCTTTCGTCCATCAGCCCGCGCGCCGCCAGCAGTGCCATTCTGGCCGAAACCGCGGTCCCGGTCGGGGAACGGTCGACCTTGCCGGGTTGAATGGCGACGGCGGAGCCTGCCTCGAACCCTTCCGCGGCCTCCTGTAGCGGTCCCGCGAAGAGGCAGAAGGAAATGTGCCGCCAGTCCGGATTGTCGGGATGGTCGAAACCAAGCTGCGCATTCGCCGCCGCGATGATCCGCGACCCCGTCCGGGCAATTTCCGCCGCTTCGCCTTCAACGATCTCGAATCCCAGTGCTGCGGCATCCACGACGACGAAACTGTCCCCGCCAAAGGCGGTGTCGACCGTGAGTGAGCCCACCCCCTCGACCTCCAGGGGCGCATCCAGCTTACAGGCGAAAGACGGCAGGTTGCGCACATGGATGCGCTGTGCCTTTCCGTCACGGCATTCGGCGCGCACCCGGATCAACCCGCCCGGCGCTTCCAATACCAGATGGGTTTCCGGTTCCGTCATTGGCACGATGCCACCATCCAGCAGCACGGTGGCAACACAGATCGAATTGGACCCCGACATGGGCGGTGTGTCTTCCGGCTCCATGATGATGAACCCCATTCGGGCGTCCGGATGCTTGGGCGGCACCAGCAGGTTCACGTGACGAAACACCCCACCGCGCGGCTCGTTCAGGACAAAGTTCCGCAATGTCCCGTCACGCGCGATGAACCGGCTCTGGTCCCAAACGGTATCGCCGGGCGGGGGGGCCACACCGCCGACGATCACATCCCCGACCTCCCCTTCGGCGTGGCAGGAAATCACATGAATTGTCTTGGCACTGCGCATTGTCTCTCCGTATCAGGACGGTAGGTGGGCCGATGGGCCGATTCTAAGGGCAATGCGCCCGTCGCGTCTCCCCACGGCAGGCGCCTTCAAATCACGACGAAACCATGCGCGAAGGGATCGCGGTCGTCGATCAGGATCGTATTGTACCCCGTGGTGCGCGCCCAGCCGGCAACGGAGGGCACGATTGCGGGGATGCCCGCGACCTCGGTCACCGCCTCGACACGGCCTTCGAAGGTCGAACCGATGATGCTCTCATGCACGAATGTACCACCCGGTTTCAGAACTCCCTGCGCGACGAGATGGGCCATCCTGGCGGATGTCCCGGTGCCGCAGGGCGACCGATCGATCGCCTTGTCGCCGTAGAAGACCGCATTGCGGCCGTCGCCGCCGACCGTCGGCACTCCGGTCCAGAGAACATGGCTGATGCCCTTGATCTCTGGATGGGACGGGTGCGCGATCTCGGCCGTCGCGTTCAAGGATGCCCTGAGATGACGGCTCATCCCCACCAGCTCGCCGGCGGTGAAATCCGCCATGTCCCGGTATCCCGGCTGCGGCGTTACGATAGCGTAGAAGTTCCCGCCATAGCAGACATCGACGGTCAGCGCCCCGATACCAGGGACATCAGCCGTCACGCCCTTCGCCGCAACGAATGCAGGCACATTGGTCAGGCGGACCTTCTCGACAAAGCGGCCGTGCTGCTCATAGGTCACCGTCACCACCCCGGCCGGGGTATCCAGACGAACCTTTCCAGGCTCTCGCGGGTGGATCAGACCGTTCTCGATCCCCAGGGTGACG of Alphaproteobacteria bacterium contains these proteins:
- a CDS encoding ATP-binding protein — its product is MGDLTDIVIRSYIPFLANIGVLALLAWIVSIYGHELVRNTRNPRPRFALLIGGTFGGAAALLMNVPIEVEPGIFGDGRAVPILLSGILGGPLAALAAGGIGVGMRIFLGGGGMLSGVIYIALFAAASILTFWVFNRRLGRLPSLPHVLLIAAITTGVSSSAVLTFSPEARLAILTELWPLLLIANLIGIALLGGMLGREYARRLAEVQTRRERERADRAAQAKAKFLAAMSHEIRTPLNAILGVHQILSRGNLSDDAKEKIKTAQNSGQFLLALINQILDFAKIDAGSLPVKPAPFSVAEMMNAQQSIFHYQANAKGIDLTVSCDDADGSVVVADRNLVQQILFNLIGNAVKFTTRGSVQVRARVTEVEPGTSSVSISVVDTGPGIPKDDQARIFEEFEQTETGVQRGGTGLGLAICKRIADTIGAQLSVQSEPGKGSTFTLSMKAPRGALKDCSPAPDEPSSVKPVTVLVVEDNLINQEIAKTMLEQDGHTVLIASDGQEALNRLSGDEGLPDIVFMDIQMPVMDGAEATEAIRRSHDPETLPIVALSANAFAEQQAEYIEVGMNAAISKPVQLAELRAVIQRFCRTRPAGKELPGAVVNEEEDPTVPVIDTAVLDPLISIMDSQKLTELTDSLKSRSAAQIARLRNVENDPELVGVISHDLKGMYSNFGLVRAARAAERIKDSPPHGNVEAVADELAREVERSISELDELLVARKG
- a CDS encoding proline racemase family protein encodes the protein MRSAKTIHVISCHAEGEVGDVIVGGVAPPPGDTVWDQSRFIARDGTLRNFVLNEPRGGVFRHVNLLVPPKHPDARMGFIIMEPEDTPPMSGSNSICVATVLLDGGIVPMTEPETHLVLEAPGGLIRVRAECRDGKAQRIHVRNLPSFACKLDAPLEVEGVGSLTVDTAFGGDSFVVVDAAALGFEIVEGEAAEIARTGSRIIAAANAQLGFDHPDNPDWRHISFCLFAGPLQEAAEGFEAGSAVAIQPGKVDRSPTGTAVSARMALLAARGLMDESQRFTARSIIGSRFTGRIADRTTVGGRPAILPEISGRAWITGTHQHMLDPDDPWPEGYRVNDTWPDRGV
- a CDS encoding 4-hydroxyproline epimerase translates to MAQHTYFCIDGHTCGNPVRLVSGAVPALEGRSMLDRRAHFLAEYDWIRTGLMFEPRGHDQMSGAILYPPTRDDCDIAVLYIETSGCLPMCGHGTIGVVTLGIENGLIHPREPGKVRLDTPAGVVTVTYEQHGRFVEKVRLTNVPAFVAAKGVTADVPGIGALTVDVCYGGNFYAIVTPQPGYRDMADFTAGELVGMSRHLRASLNATAEIAHPSHPEIKGISHVLWTGVPTVGGDGRNAVFYGDKAIDRSPCGTGTSARMAHLVAQGVLKPGGTFVHESIIGSTFEGRVEAVTEVAGIPAIVPSVAGWARTTGYNTILIDDRDPFAHGFVVI